From a region of the Tenggerimyces flavus genome:
- a CDS encoding LacI family DNA-binding transcriptional regulator, with product MTVEQQPRVTISAIAREAGVSVPTVSRVLNGRSDVSPATRNRVEHLLRVHGYKRRVARTQEKASLIDLVFNDLDSPWAVEILRGVEDVAHSEYVGVVVSAIHRRSASARQWMRNLRERASDGVILVTSTLDSPLQEELRRLSIPMVVVDPAGVPTLDAPTVGATNWAGGLAATEHLISLGHRRIGFIAGPPQLRCSRARLDGYRAGLESAGIEMADELVRPGNFYHESGFVGASVLIDLPAPPTAIFAASDQMAFGVYEAVRKRGLRVPDDLSVVGFDDLPEARWFSPPLTTVRQPLAEMGGLAARTVLRMTRGEEVENPRIELATELLIRESAAPLR from the coding sequence GTGACCGTTGAGCAACAGCCGAGGGTCACGATCTCGGCCATCGCGCGGGAGGCTGGCGTCTCCGTACCGACCGTGTCCCGGGTCCTGAACGGCCGGTCGGACGTGTCGCCGGCGACGCGGAACCGGGTCGAGCACCTGCTGCGCGTTCATGGGTACAAGCGTCGGGTCGCTCGGACGCAGGAGAAGGCATCGCTGATCGACCTGGTGTTCAACGACCTGGACAGCCCGTGGGCGGTGGAGATCCTGCGCGGGGTCGAGGACGTCGCGCACTCGGAGTACGTCGGGGTCGTGGTGTCGGCGATCCACCGGCGCAGCGCTTCGGCCCGGCAGTGGATGCGCAACCTGCGCGAACGAGCCTCGGACGGCGTGATCCTGGTGACGTCGACGCTGGATTCGCCTTTGCAGGAAGAGCTTCGGCGGCTGTCCATCCCCATGGTCGTGGTCGACCCCGCGGGCGTGCCCACGCTGGACGCACCCACCGTCGGGGCGACGAACTGGGCCGGCGGCCTGGCGGCGACTGAGCACCTGATCTCGTTGGGACACAGGCGAATCGGCTTCATCGCCGGGCCGCCGCAGCTCCGGTGCAGCCGAGCGCGGCTGGATGGCTACCGCGCGGGGCTGGAGTCGGCGGGGATCGAGATGGCGGATGAGCTCGTGCGGCCGGGGAACTTCTACCACGAGTCGGGCTTCGTGGGGGCGTCCGTGCTGATCGATTTGCCCGCGCCGCCGACGGCGATCTTCGCGGCGAGCGACCAGATGGCCTTCGGGGTGTACGAGGCGGTGCGCAAGCGGGGACTGCGGGTGCCGGACGACCTGAGCGTGGTGGGTTTCGACGACCTTCCGGAAGCCCGCTGGTTCTCCCCACCCCTGACCACAGTCCGCCAACCCCTGGCCGAAATGGGCGGCCTCGCCGCCCGCACGGTGCTGCGCATGACCAGAGGAGAAGAAGTAGAGAACCCGCGCATAGAGCTAGCCACCGAGCTCCTCATCCGCGAAAGCGCCGCCCCCCTCCGCTAA
- the disA gene encoding DNA integrity scanning diadenylate cyclase DisA, whose translation MAASDKSPDARLRATLAAIAPGTPLRDGLERVLRGRTGALLVLGYDKVVESVSTGGFALDVEFSATGLRELAKMDGAIIVDRDCTRILRAGVHLMPDPSIPTVETGTRHRTAERIAKQTGFPVVSVSQSMRIIGLYVDDIRYTLEDTGQILSRANQALATLERYKLRLDEVSGTLSALEIEDLVTIRDVSAVAQRLEMVRRIANEIQGYVVELGVDGRLLSLQLDELVAGVEPERELVSRDYLPHVASRRHRTVEDALTDLDALSPADLLDLGAVARALGHGSDALDAAVSPRGYRLLAKVPRLPGTVIDRLVDHFGSLQKLLAASIDDLQAVDGVGENRARTVREGLSRLAESSILERYV comes from the coding sequence GTGGCAGCCAGTGACAAGAGCCCGGACGCGAGGCTGCGGGCGACGCTCGCTGCGATAGCGCCCGGAACACCCTTGCGTGACGGACTCGAGCGAGTCCTTCGCGGTCGTACGGGTGCGCTCCTCGTTCTCGGGTACGACAAGGTCGTCGAGTCGGTGTCCACCGGCGGCTTCGCGCTGGACGTCGAGTTCAGCGCGACCGGGCTCCGCGAGCTCGCCAAGATGGACGGCGCGATCATCGTGGACCGGGACTGCACCCGGATCCTGCGCGCCGGCGTCCACCTGATGCCCGACCCGTCGATCCCGACGGTGGAGACGGGCACGCGGCACCGGACGGCGGAGCGGATCGCCAAGCAGACCGGCTTCCCGGTGGTGTCGGTGTCGCAGTCGATGCGGATCATCGGGCTGTACGTGGACGACATCCGCTACACGCTGGAAGACACCGGGCAGATCCTGTCCCGGGCGAACCAGGCACTGGCGACGCTGGAGCGGTACAAGCTGCGGCTGGACGAGGTGTCGGGCACGCTCTCGGCGCTGGAAATCGAGGATCTGGTCACGATCCGTGACGTGTCCGCCGTTGCTCAGCGGCTGGAGATGGTGCGGCGGATCGCGAACGAGATCCAGGGGTACGTGGTCGAGCTCGGTGTCGACGGCCGGCTGCTCTCGTTGCAGCTCGACGAGCTGGTGGCTGGGGTCGAGCCGGAGCGCGAGCTGGTGTCGCGGGACTACCTGCCGCACGTTGCCTCGCGGCGTCATCGCACGGTCGAGGACGCGCTGACGGATCTGGATGCCCTGTCGCCGGCCGACCTGCTCGACCTCGGGGCGGTGGCTCGTGCTCTGGGGCATGGGTCGGACGCCCTGGACGCGGCGGTGTCGCCACGCGGCTACCGCCTGCTGGCCAAGGTGCCGCGGCTGCCGGGGACCGTGATCGACCGGTTGGTGGATCACTTCGGGAGCTTGCAGAAGCTGCTCGCGGCCTCGATCGACGACCTGCAAGCGGTGGACGGCGTAGGCGAGAACCGCGCCCGAACCGTTCGCGAAGGCCTGTCGCGACTGGCCGAGTCCAGCATCCTCGAGCGCTACGTCTGA
- a CDS encoding Gfo/Idh/MocA family protein, translating to MSDLQIGVIGYGLRGTLSRHAHKPGGGSRVVALYDPEPTSGERFREAYGESAAVHTDLAAFLKSELDAVFVISPDWLHEEHAVAVLEAGLPVYLEKPMAITTEGCDRLLRTAQTTGGKLYLGHNMRHMPFVREMKRLIDSGAIGEPKVAWGRHFVGHGGDFYFQDWHVEQKYGTSLLLQKGAHDLDVLHWLCSAYTTEVTAMGALTLYDQTQDKGDADPWWHGSDEERLTRWPPLSLTGLNPKMDMEDVSMMLMRLSNGVLASYQQCHYTPDYWRNYTVIGTEGRIENFGNGEPGTTIRIWNKRHHGWQEAGDQTYEVRPGEGGHGGADPEIVGEFLRYVREGGATDTSPVAARYSVATGVAGAESLRAGSTPVRVPAADPEVAAYFA from the coding sequence GTGTCCGACCTCCAGATTGGCGTGATCGGCTACGGCCTGCGCGGAACGTTGTCGCGCCACGCGCACAAGCCTGGCGGGGGCTCGCGGGTCGTGGCGCTGTACGACCCGGAACCGACGTCGGGGGAGCGGTTCCGCGAGGCGTACGGCGAATCGGCTGCTGTGCATACCGATCTGGCGGCGTTCCTGAAGTCCGAGCTCGACGCGGTGTTCGTGATCAGCCCGGACTGGCTGCACGAGGAGCACGCGGTCGCTGTGCTGGAGGCCGGCCTCCCCGTCTACCTCGAGAAGCCGATGGCGATCACCACCGAGGGCTGCGACCGGCTGTTGCGTACGGCGCAGACGACGGGCGGAAAGCTGTACCTCGGGCACAACATGCGGCACATGCCGTTCGTACGCGAGATGAAGCGGCTCATCGACTCCGGAGCGATCGGCGAACCGAAGGTCGCGTGGGGCCGCCACTTCGTCGGGCACGGCGGTGACTTCTACTTCCAGGACTGGCACGTCGAGCAGAAGTACGGGACGAGCCTGCTGCTGCAGAAGGGCGCCCACGACCTGGACGTGCTGCACTGGCTGTGCTCGGCGTACACGACCGAAGTGACCGCGATGGGTGCGCTGACGCTCTACGACCAGACGCAAGACAAGGGCGACGCCGACCCGTGGTGGCACGGATCGGACGAAGAGCGGCTGACCCGCTGGCCGCCACTGTCACTGACCGGGCTGAACCCGAAGATGGACATGGAAGACGTGTCGATGATGCTGATGCGCCTGTCCAACGGGGTGCTGGCGTCGTACCAGCAGTGCCACTACACGCCGGACTACTGGCGGAACTACACGGTGATCGGGACCGAGGGGCGGATCGAGAACTTCGGGAACGGCGAGCCGGGCACGACCATCCGCATCTGGAACAAGCGGCATCACGGCTGGCAGGAGGCCGGCGACCAGACGTACGAAGTGCGCCCGGGCGAAGGTGGGCACGGCGGAGCGGACCCGGAGATCGTGGGCGAGTTCCTGCGGTACGTCCGCGAGGGTGGAGCAACGGACACCTCGCCGGTCGCCGCGCGCTACTCGGTAGCAACGGGTGTCGCTGGCGCCGAGTCCTTGCGTGCGGGCTCCACGCCGGTACGAGTGCCAGCGGCAGACCCCGAGGTGGCCGCCTACTTCGCCTAG
- a CDS encoding alkaline phosphatase family protein, whose protein sequence is MTARKALLIGIDGLLFRKVASVAAPTLQRLASTAVFAESRIYPDGTTKTVSGPGWSTIVTGTWPEKHGVQDNDFVDHRLSSYPDLLTRATREGLTTFVVAAWKPITSTVISDEVSVRHDFSEAVDWAEADRAAVDRATPLLAGDVDLAFVYLGQVDEVGHASGAASAEYAAAVESADANVARVIAAVEARPEYADEEWLVVITTDHGHTPVGGHGGQSDDERSTFVLTYGASVAAEARIELVDIAPTMLSHLGVAIDERWELDGRSVLEGVRE, encoded by the coding sequence GTGACTGCGCGCAAAGCTCTCCTTATCGGTATCGACGGGCTGTTGTTCCGGAAAGTCGCCTCAGTTGCGGCGCCGACCCTGCAGCGGTTGGCTTCGACGGCGGTGTTCGCCGAGTCGCGGATCTACCCGGACGGCACGACCAAGACCGTCTCGGGACCGGGGTGGTCGACGATCGTTACCGGAACTTGGCCCGAGAAGCACGGGGTGCAGGACAACGACTTCGTCGACCATCGGCTGTCGTCCTACCCGGACCTGCTGACAAGGGCGACGCGCGAAGGCCTCACCACGTTCGTGGTCGCGGCGTGGAAGCCGATAACTTCCACTGTCATTTCGGACGAAGTTTCGGTGCGGCACGACTTCTCCGAGGCGGTCGACTGGGCCGAGGCCGACCGTGCCGCGGTCGATCGAGCTACGCCGCTGCTGGCGGGCGACGTGGACCTGGCGTTCGTCTACCTCGGCCAGGTGGACGAGGTCGGGCACGCGAGCGGGGCGGCGTCGGCGGAGTACGCGGCCGCGGTCGAGAGCGCGGACGCCAATGTGGCGCGGGTGATCGCGGCGGTGGAGGCGCGACCCGAGTACGCGGACGAGGAGTGGCTGGTGGTGATCACGACCGATCACGGCCACACCCCGGTTGGCGGGCATGGCGGACAGAGCGACGACGAGCGCAGTACGTTCGTGCTGACGTACGGCGCCAGCGTTGCCGCCGAGGCGCGGATCGAGCTGGTCGACATCGCTCCCACGATGCTGTCCCACCTCGGTGTCGCCATCGACGAGCGCTGGGAACTGGACGGCCGTTCGGTGCTCGAGGGCGTAAGGGAGTAA